In a single window of the Methanolobus psychrophilus R15 genome:
- a CDS encoding copper-exporting ATPase, with the protein MHEDKTDKQEPEKQKEIMKQAHHKDHHTSMMEDFKRRFIISLVITVPVLILSPPIQGFFGFELTFPGFELVLFGLSSLIYFYGGFPFLTGFISELKNRTPGMMTLIAVAITVAYIYSSAVVFGLEGEMFFWELVTLIDIMLLGHWLEMRSVMGASRALEELVRIMPSVAHLIKDDEIVDVQVDELEVGDRVLVKPGEKVPVDGVVTKGGTSVNEAMLTGESLPVSKKDGDEVIGGSINGEGSIDVEVRKTGKDTYLNQVIELVRSAQGSRSKTQDLANRAALVLTIIALSVGILTLSAWVYFGSPFVFALERAVTVMVIACPHALGLAIPLVVAVSTSLAANSGLLIRDRQAFERAKDLQAIIFDKTGTLTEGKFGVTDIVTLADISQDEILKLTASLESNSGHPIAAGIVNSAKIKGLEIKGPENFNSLPGKGVEGLVGGRRLKVVSPGYLREKGINVNDENIGRVEGQGKTVVFLLEDDRLLGALGLADIVRVESKEAIDQLKSMGIKCMMLTGDNEFVARWVAEELGLDEYFAGVLPHQKAEKVKEVQQKYIVGMVGDGVNDAPALVQADVGIAIGAGTDVAIESADIVLVKNDPRNVADIAVLARKTYSKMFQNLLWATGYNAFAIPLAAGVLYTSGILLSPAAGAFLMSISTVIVAINAKTLRM; encoded by the coding sequence ATGCATGAAGATAAAACAGATAAGCAGGAGCCTGAAAAACAAAAGGAGATAATGAAGCAGGCTCACCACAAAGACCATCATACAAGTATGATGGAAGATTTCAAAAGAAGATTCATTATCTCTCTGGTCATTACCGTTCCGGTCCTTATTCTATCGCCCCCCATACAGGGCTTCTTCGGCTTTGAATTAACATTTCCAGGCTTTGAACTTGTGCTGTTTGGACTTTCCTCGCTGATATATTTCTACGGAGGGTTCCCCTTCCTTACAGGATTTATCAGTGAGCTTAAGAACAGAACTCCCGGAATGATGACATTGATAGCGGTAGCCATAACTGTGGCTTACATATACAGTTCTGCAGTGGTATTCGGGCTTGAAGGGGAGATGTTCTTCTGGGAACTGGTCACCCTTATAGATATCATGCTGCTTGGGCATTGGCTTGAGATGCGCTCTGTGATGGGGGCTTCAAGGGCGCTTGAAGAACTGGTAAGGATAATGCCTTCTGTGGCCCACCTGATAAAAGATGATGAGATTGTGGACGTGCAGGTTGACGAGCTTGAAGTGGGCGATCGGGTACTTGTCAAGCCCGGAGAAAAAGTGCCTGTAGATGGCGTTGTTACCAAAGGCGGGACCAGTGTTAATGAAGCCATGCTTACAGGTGAATCCCTGCCGGTTTCAAAAAAAGACGGGGATGAAGTCATTGGGGGGTCTATAAATGGTGAAGGGTCTATTGATGTAGAGGTCCGCAAGACAGGAAAGGATACATACCTGAATCAGGTCATCGAGCTTGTGAGGAGTGCACAGGGCAGCAGGTCCAAGACGCAGGACCTGGCAAACCGAGCGGCGCTGGTGCTTACAATAATAGCCCTGAGCGTGGGCATACTGACCCTTTCAGCGTGGGTATACTTTGGCAGTCCTTTTGTCTTTGCATTGGAGAGGGCAGTGACTGTTATGGTTATTGCCTGCCCTCATGCCCTCGGGCTTGCCATACCCTTAGTTGTGGCAGTATCCACTTCCCTTGCAGCTAATTCCGGCCTCTTGATAAGAGACCGGCAGGCATTTGAAAGAGCAAAAGACCTGCAAGCCATAATATTTGATAAGACCGGAACTCTGACTGAAGGGAAGTTCGGGGTAACCGATATTGTAACACTGGCAGATATCAGCCAGGACGAGATACTGAAACTTACCGCCTCACTTGAATCAAATTCAGGGCACCCGATTGCTGCGGGAATCGTTAATAGTGCCAAAATAAAAGGGCTTGAGATCAAAGGCCCGGAGAATTTCAATTCCCTTCCTGGGAAAGGTGTTGAGGGGCTCGTTGGGGGTAGAAGGTTAAAAGTTGTCAGTCCTGGCTATCTCCGCGAGAAAGGAATAAACGTAAATGATGAGAACATAGGAAGAGTAGAAGGGCAGGGTAAAACAGTTGTATTCCTTCTTGAGGACGACAGACTGCTTGGGGCTCTGGGACTTGCAGATATTGTCAGGGTAGAATCAAAGGAAGCCATAGACCAACTTAAGTCCATGGGAATAAAGTGCATGATGCTTACAGGAGATAATGAGTTCGTTGCGAGGTGGGTGGCTGAAGAGCTTGGACTTGACGAATACTTTGCAGGGGTGTTGCCACATCAGAAAGCTGAGAAAGTAAAGGAAGTGCAGCAGAAATATATTGTCGGGATGGTCGGAGACGGTGTGAACGATGCCCCCGCACTTGTACAGGCAGATGTGGGAATAGCTATAGGTGCAGGTACGGATGTAGCTATTGAAAGCGCAGACATCGTACTGGTGAAGAACGACCCTCGCAATGTTGCGGATATCGCAGTGCTGGCAAGAAAAACGTATTCCAAGATGTTCCAGAACCTGCTATGGGCCACCGGCTATAATGCCTTTGCAATTCCTCTGGCTGCAGGTGTGCTTTACACTTCCGGCATACTTCTCTCACCTGCAGCCGGAGCTTTCCTGATGAGCATCAGTACGGTTATTGTTGCCATTAATGCAAAAACACTTCGAATGTAA
- a CDS encoding polysaccharide biosynthesis protein: MSLNESVNRIVIGSGVIFAGTISGLLLNILIKGVLTRNLSQTDFGTYSLALTVISLTGAIATLGLHEGVPRYIAYFRGRNEDHKIQEIVVSGLLMGLIAGVMAMFISPIVFERAAAGMFDTQDNISAIIRIMIFAIPLTIFMNIAIAVYRGFDRTNVNMYFYDVIRPVSLWAFVSIAVLTGVSLHTFVLADLLSMVFTFGLMVVYFIKNPPFKPELKVRFSEPTKQLVKYSFPLLISATLLNLMTWTDTIMLGYFKSSQVVGIYSAVYPLVSFLTIIITSMGFVYIPVASRIWGEGRKDILGSLYTVVTKWCFVLSFPIFALMFVYPEAILTRLYGAEYATGATVLRILAIGFITNAYFGFNYHTIMAVGDSGFLMKCSTASAVINVVLNFMMIPQYGMIGAAAASAASFATIELLMTLRAWRTHGMHPFTMAYKKFTVICIALISIMMVFKLILPTVGLLWVYGVFAVVYITICQYSGVINDDDRTIAKQVRTQVRTNVRRSIGFFVPRTLRNL; the protein is encoded by the coding sequence ATGTCACTTAACGAATCCGTAAACAGAATAGTAATAGGTTCAGGAGTTATATTCGCAGGTACGATCAGTGGACTCCTATTGAACATCCTCATCAAGGGAGTGCTGACAAGGAACCTGTCCCAGACAGATTTCGGCACTTACTCACTCGCACTTACAGTTATTTCCCTCACAGGTGCTATTGCCACGCTGGGCCTGCACGAAGGTGTACCCAGATATATAGCATACTTCAGGGGAAGGAACGAAGACCACAAAATACAGGAAATTGTCGTATCCGGCCTGCTCATGGGCCTTATAGCGGGAGTGATGGCTATGTTCATCTCCCCGATAGTATTTGAACGCGCTGCAGCCGGTATGTTCGATACCCAGGACAATATCTCTGCAATAATAAGGATAATGATCTTTGCAATTCCGCTTACGATATTCATGAACATAGCCATAGCAGTATACAGAGGATTTGACCGTACCAACGTCAACATGTACTTCTATGATGTAATCAGACCCGTATCCCTGTGGGCCTTTGTATCTATAGCAGTACTTACAGGGGTATCCCTGCACACATTTGTACTTGCAGATCTCCTCTCAATGGTGTTCACATTCGGCCTGATGGTGGTGTATTTCATCAAGAACCCACCATTTAAGCCAGAGCTCAAGGTCCGTTTTAGCGAGCCCACAAAACAGCTTGTAAAGTACTCGTTCCCGCTGCTTATAAGTGCGACTCTGCTCAACCTTATGACCTGGACCGACACCATAATGCTGGGATACTTCAAGTCCTCGCAGGTCGTTGGCATATATAGTGCAGTTTATCCGCTGGTCAGCTTCCTCACAATAATAATAACCTCTATGGGCTTTGTTTATATTCCGGTAGCTTCCAGGATTTGGGGGGAGGGTCGCAAAGACATCCTTGGTTCTCTCTACACGGTAGTAACAAAATGGTGCTTTGTCCTTTCATTCCCCATATTTGCGCTCATGTTCGTGTATCCGGAAGCCATACTTACCAGACTGTACGGAGCTGAATACGCAACCGGAGCCACAGTATTGAGAATACTTGCAATTGGTTTCATCACAAACGCGTACTTCGGGTTTAACTACCATACAATAATGGCAGTAGGTGACTCCGGTTTCCTCATGAAGTGCTCAACTGCAAGTGCTGTGATCAATGTAGTGCTCAATTTCATGATGATACCCCAATACGGCATGATAGGGGCAGCTGCAGCATCGGCAGCATCATTTGCAACCATTGAGCTTCTCATGACCCTGAGAGCATGGAGAACACACGGAATGCACCCGTTCACAATGGCTTACAAGAAGTTCACGGTCATCTGCATAGCACTCATATCGATCATGATGGTATTCAAGTTAATACTCCCTACAGTTGGTTTGCTATGGGTTTACGGCGTGTTCGCAGTCGTGTACATTACCATCTGCCAGTATTCAGGTGTGATCAATGATGATGACAGGACAATAGCTAAACAGGTACGTACTCAAGTACGCACAAATGTCAGGCGTAGTATCGGATTCTTTGTGCCACGAACTCTCAGGAATCTTTGA
- a CDS encoding glycosyltransferase (group I), producing the protein MLTSVSQEKDLVECEVIALNGIGENYEYPDEVVFEIRRDQLEDYNLAAEYINGTDIDVVCLQHEFGLYWGDAGDYIFELLSKIDKPIITTLHTVIKDPEPPYRRATEKLMQYSDKIIVMSKTAKNILREVYDTPADKIELVYHGIPDCPFSGSEEHKKTLKLEGSPLILTFGLLNQNKGIETILDALPAVVEKYPDLTYLILGATHPEVKRNFGEVYREYLINKVHELGLEKNVVFHDKFVQKRELYKYILASDVYVSPYLSKEQVVSGALSYAIGMGKAIVSTPYWYAQEMLVDGRGMLVGFKDSDGFSTSLLHLIENPQECNQMRRKAYDFGRQMIWKNVGKEYVSLFKQTLEKNPQPAVETMTDFSIPSNLPKTNLEYLISMTDDVGIFQHATMGVPSRRHGYSTDDVGRGLVALTKATSADNSQAGEIKRLVTVYLSYLDHAQTESGHFHNFMSYDRKFLDDKGSDDTFGRALYGLGHVCASSHLPQNLRNHALEIVRRSGPVMEDIHAPRAKAYTMCGLYEMLDKGIDKATFLPVFIKYADFLVSLYDNNMQDKWEWFETEVTYGNAKMCEALMLAYNITGNPRYKEVGIKALDFLTEIQWNGDFFDIIGNEGWYKQKGDKAIFGQQPIDAAYLTEAYVTAYEVTQDEKYLQLANRSFEYFLGRNRLKAIMYDHSNGAVCDGLDLKGMNPNQGAESVVCFIMALEMLARYSDNIAVDQQHETGKGLMGIYEKREFSSNGLS; encoded by the coding sequence TTGCTTACTTCCGTATCACAGGAAAAGGATCTTGTTGAATGCGAAGTCATAGCTCTCAACGGCATCGGTGAAAACTATGAGTATCCTGATGAAGTCGTTTTTGAGATCAGGAGGGATCAGCTTGAAGATTACAACCTTGCAGCAGAATATATCAATGGAACAGATATCGATGTGGTGTGTCTTCAGCATGAGTTCGGCCTTTACTGGGGAGATGCCGGCGATTACATTTTTGAGTTACTCTCAAAAATAGATAAACCAATCATTACAACACTGCATACTGTGATAAAGGACCCGGAGCCTCCATACCGCAGGGCAACAGAGAAACTGATGCAGTATTCTGATAAAATAATCGTAATGAGCAAAACAGCAAAAAATATACTGCGCGAGGTGTACGATACACCTGCAGACAAGATAGAACTTGTATATCATGGAATCCCGGACTGCCCTTTTTCAGGCTCAGAGGAACATAAGAAAACGCTCAAATTAGAAGGGTCGCCCCTGATTCTTACCTTTGGCCTTCTGAACCAGAATAAGGGTATAGAGACCATCCTGGATGCACTGCCTGCGGTGGTTGAAAAGTATCCGGACCTGACTTACCTGATACTGGGGGCCACTCATCCTGAAGTTAAAAGGAATTTTGGGGAAGTGTATAGAGAGTATCTTATAAACAAAGTTCATGAACTCGGTCTTGAGAAGAATGTTGTTTTCCATGATAAATTCGTCCAGAAAAGGGAACTGTACAAATATATCCTTGCCAGTGACGTTTACGTATCTCCGTATCTTTCCAAAGAGCAGGTTGTCAGCGGTGCCCTGAGCTATGCGATTGGTATGGGTAAGGCAATAGTCTCCACACCTTACTGGTATGCTCAGGAAATGCTGGTGGATGGTCGTGGAATGCTTGTGGGTTTCAAGGATAGCGATGGTTTCAGCACTTCATTGCTGCATTTGATAGAAAATCCGCAGGAGTGCAACCAGATGCGCAGGAAAGCCTATGATTTTGGCAGGCAGATGATATGGAAGAACGTAGGCAAAGAATACGTCAGTTTATTTAAGCAGACACTTGAAAAGAATCCTCAACCTGCTGTTGAGACCATGACTGATTTCTCCATACCTTCCAACTTACCCAAAACGAATCTTGAATATCTTATCTCGATGACAGATGATGTCGGCATTTTCCAGCATGCAACCATGGGAGTGCCAAGCCGAAGACACGGTTACAGTACTGATGATGTAGGGAGGGGACTTGTCGCGCTGACAAAGGCGACATCTGCAGACAATTCACAGGCAGGGGAGATAAAAAGACTTGTTACTGTTTACCTCAGCTATCTGGACCATGCGCAGACCGAGAGCGGACATTTCCATAATTTCATGAGTTACGACCGGAAATTCCTTGATGATAAAGGCAGTGATGACACATTCGGGCGTGCATTATACGGGCTGGGGCATGTATGTGCCTCCTCACACCTGCCTCAAAACCTGCGCAACCACGCGCTTGAGATTGTTCGCAGGTCCGGGCCCGTTATGGAAGATATCCATGCACCCAGGGCAAAAGCTTACACCATGTGCGGTTTGTATGAGATGCTGGATAAGGGAATAGATAAGGCCACATTCCTTCCGGTGTTTATAAAATATGCTGATTTCCTTGTCAGCTTATACGATAATAACATGCAGGACAAATGGGAATGGTTCGAAACTGAAGTGACCTATGGAAATGCCAAGATGTGCGAAGCCCTTATGCTGGCATATAACATTACCGGGAATCCAAGGTACAAGGAAGTAGGGATAAAAGCCCTGGATTTCCTTACGGAAATACAGTGGAACGGGGATTTCTTCGATATTATAGGGAATGAAGGCTGGTACAAACAGAAAGGCGATAAGGCGATATTTGGACAACAGCCTATTGATGCCGCTTATCTTACGGAGGCTTATGTCACTGCCTATGAGGTTACGCAGGATGAAAAATATCTCCAGCTTGCAAACCGTTCTTTCGAATATTTCCTTGGAAGGAACAGGCTAAAAGCTATCATGTACGACCACTCCAACGGAGCGGTATGTGACGGACTTGACCTGAAAGGAATGAACCCTAACCAGGGAGCTGAATCGGTCGTGTGCTTCATTATGGCTTTAGAGATGCTGGCAAGGTATTCCGACAATATCGCTGTTGATCAACAACATGAAACTGGTAAAGGATTGATGGGAATCTACGAGAAGAGAGAGTTCTCCTCAAACGGCCTGAGTTAA
- a CDS encoding mannose-6-phosphate isomerase, bifunctional enzyme, whose amino-acid sequence MRVAMLSPIAWSTPPKKYGPWEYIVSLLTENLIKKGIDVTLFATGDSSTSGKLHSVYPRPYEEDKEMNVKVYESLHISEVFERADEFDIIHNHFDFLPLTYSGLVDTPVVTTIHGFSSRSILPVYKKYNKKTFYVSISDSHRCPELDYVGTVLHGIEVESFPFNEKPQDYILFLSRLDKFKGIKDAIEIAKKSGMKLRIAGFIPDMQYFEKEVKNLIDNEQIIYEGHVDTEFKRELLSNAYALIHPVHFDEPFGLGIVEAFACGTPVIAYNRGSMPELIHNGENGFVVNDINEAVDALKKISSVSRKRCREIAMKHYSAERMAEEYIKIYKAILEKRKTEEKRPWGYYKVLSDDPGFKVKTITVMPGEKISLQRHSHRSEHWFVVEGKGIVDEDKQRFKVEDGDSVDIPMNAVHRIMNTGDENLTFVEIAKGDKIEEEDIERLEDEYGRV is encoded by the coding sequence ATGAGAGTAGCGATGTTATCGCCGATAGCATGGAGCACACCGCCTAAAAAATATGGTCCGTGGGAATATATTGTGTCCTTGCTGACGGAGAATCTGATAAAGAAAGGTATCGATGTCACCCTGTTCGCAACAGGGGATTCAAGCACTTCAGGAAAGTTACATTCTGTCTACCCGAGACCTTACGAGGAAGACAAAGAGATGAATGTGAAGGTCTATGAGAGTCTCCATATATCCGAGGTTTTCGAAAGGGCGGATGAATTCGATATAATCCACAACCATTTTGATTTCCTGCCGCTTACATACAGCGGGCTTGTGGACACACCGGTTGTCACGACAATACATGGATTTTCTTCAAGGTCTATCCTGCCGGTATACAAAAAGTATAACAAAAAGACGTTCTACGTGTCCATCAGTGACTCGCACAGATGCCCTGAACTGGACTATGTGGGTACGGTACTTCATGGTATCGAGGTGGAGAGCTTCCCGTTCAATGAAAAGCCACAGGACTACATCCTGTTTTTATCGCGGCTTGATAAGTTCAAGGGTATAAAGGATGCTATAGAGATAGCAAAAAAATCCGGAATGAAACTCAGGATAGCGGGCTTTATCCCTGATATGCAATATTTCGAGAAAGAGGTCAAAAATCTGATTGACAATGAGCAGATAATCTATGAAGGTCACGTCGACACCGAATTTAAAAGAGAGCTGCTTTCAAATGCCTATGCTTTGATTCATCCGGTCCATTTTGATGAGCCTTTCGGCCTGGGAATAGTCGAGGCATTCGCCTGTGGTACACCGGTTATAGCCTACAATCGCGGATCAATGCCTGAACTTATACATAATGGAGAGAACGGATTTGTGGTCAATGATATTAATGAGGCTGTGGATGCACTGAAAAAGATAAGCTCTGTTTCCCGCAAAAGATGCCGTGAGATTGCTATGAAGCATTATTCAGCAGAGAGGATGGCAGAAGAGTACATCAAGATCTACAAAGCAATACTGGAAAAACGCAAAACGGAGGAAAAGAGGCCCTGGGGATATTATAAAGTGCTATCTGACGACCCGGGCTTCAAGGTCAAGACCATTACCGTCATGCCGGGGGAAAAAATATCCCTCCAGAGACATTCCCACAGGAGTGAACACTGGTTTGTGGTTGAAGGTAAAGGGATAGTTGATGAAGACAAACAGCGCTTCAAAGTGGAAGATGGGGATTCAGTAGACATACCTATGAATGCTGTTCACCGTATCATGAATACGGGAGACGAGAATCTTACCTTCGTTGAAATAGCAAAGGGGGATAAAATAGAAGAGGAAGATATTGAAAGGCTTGAGGATGAGTACGGGAGAGTGTGA